In one window of Brassica rapa cultivar Chiifu-401-42 chromosome A07, CAAS_Brap_v3.01, whole genome shotgun sequence DNA:
- the LOC103832299 gene encoding uncharacterized protein LOC103832299: protein MVSRQEGTLFSRKRDFTTYGEEFHNSFKKIKQDDQSLGKLQSTMFSERSNSESMRSVTFDFELQLHTPLTTETKGYSKTSEDQRTYPKDSLLVERPKMSLDLELNLSPSYSPTNTTTKIEESSNHNETVSSSKGKNLTSPSKKTTTGTGQNRSLSWLAFEGGDDDVDHKEQEMVTKVCMKCHMLVMLCTSTPVCPNCKFMHPHDHSSTKLFKPSNLLRLLC from the exons ATGGTTTCTCGACAAGAAGGAACCCTTTTCTCCAGAAAGAGGGATTTTACAACCTATGGAGAAGAGTTTCACAATTCATTCAAGAAGATCAAACAAGACGATCAATCACTGGGAAAACTTCAGAGCACCATGTTCAGTGAACGATCAAACTCAGAGAGTATGAGATCAGTTACCTTTGATTTTGAACTTCAACTCCACACTCCTCTAACCACAGAAACTAAg ggcTATTCCAAAACATCTGAGGATCAAAGGACATACCCCAAAGATTCACTGCTTGTTGAGCGACCAAAGATGAGCCTAGACCTTGAGCTGAACCTCTCACCTTCTTATTCACCTACAAATACCACAACGAAAATAGAGGAATCCTCAAATCACAATGAAACCGTGTCATCGTCGAAGGGTAAGAATTTGACAAGCCCTAGTAAGAAGACCACGACTGGGACAGGACAAAACCGATCATTGTCATGGCTTGCGTTCGAaggtggtgatgatgatgttgaTCACAAGGAGCAAGAGATGGTAACAAAAGTGTGCATGAAATGCCACATGCTGGTTATGTTGTGCACATCAACTCCTGTTTGTCCCAACTGCAAGTTCATGCACCCACATGATCACAGCTCTACTAAACTGTTTAAACCATCAAATTTGCTTAGGCTTCTGTGTTAG
- the LOC103832304 gene encoding uncharacterized hydrolase YugF, translating into MTGCFSFSEVIERVYKYGFKRSGLRPVTIDLKDGTVVHFWVSKTRDESKPNLLLIHGLGASAIWQWYDVARRLSPHFNLFIPDLVFFGGSSTTRPERSDVFQAQTLMRALEAQSVKRFSLVGLSYGGFVGYRMASMYGDAVEKVVICCAAVCVEEKDMRDGVFSVSDLDEASKILVPESVKKLRELIGYIFYKPALARLVPPCLLHDFIEHALTRDNLKEKREMIKDIPKDRIVSEIPKLAQPTLIIWGEHDHVFPLEMGYRLKKHLGDNGKLVVIKRTGHIFNFEKPKTYVKHLKSFLMQTKQQVPVSNGSVKS; encoded by the exons atgacaGGTTGCTTCAGCTTCTCTGAAGTAATAGAAAGGGTTTACAAATACGGGTTCAAAAGATCCGGTTTACGACCCGTAACCATCGACTTGAAAGACGGAACCGTGGTCCATTTCTGGGTATCCAAGACCCGAGACGAATCCAAACCCAACCTCCTCCTCATCCACGGGCTCGGAGCTTCTGCCATCTGGCAATGGTACGACGTCGCACGACGCCTCTCTCCTCATTTCAACCTCTTCATCCCCGACCTCGTTTTCTTCGGCGGATCCTCCACGACCCGACCCGAAAGATCCGACGTTTTCCAGGCCCAGACGCTTATGCGGGCCTTAGAGGCCCAGTCCGTGAAACGTTTCAGCCTCGTCGGCCTTAGCTACGGCGGGTTCGTCGGTTACCGAATGGCGTCGATGTACGGAGACGCCGTGGAGAAGGTGGTGATATGCTGCGCCGCCGTGTGCGTGGAGGAGAAGGACATGAGGGACGGCGTTTTCTCCGTGTCGGATCTTGATGAAGCTTCAAAGATTCTCGTGCCGGAGTCTGTGAAGAAGCTACGGGAACTTATCGGTTACATCTTCTACAAGCCGGCGTTGGCGAGACTGGTTCCTCCTTGTCTGCTCCATGATTTCATCGAACAT GCATTGACCAGAgataatttaaaagaaaagaggGAGATGATCAAAGACATACCAAAAGATAGAATAGTCTCAGAGATTCCAAAACTCGCACAG CCAACTTTGATTATATGGGGAGAGCATGATCACGTGTTTCCACTGGAGATGGGATACAGACTTAAGAAGCACTTAGGAGATAATGGGAAGCTTGTTGTCATCAAAAGAACTGGTCATATCTTTAACTTTGAAAAACCTAAAACTTATGTTAAACATCTGAAGTCTTTTCTTATGCAGACTAAACAACAGGTTCCTGTCTCTAACGGATCTGTTAAGTCTTAA
- the LOC103832303 gene encoding probable protein phosphatase 2C 17, with protein sequence MKRICCSRSDTQIVLGQKSRSGKGKPDGEIKFGYSLMKGKAKHPMEDYHVAKLINVEGNELGLFAIFDGHKGDQVAAYLQKHLFSNILKDGEFLVDPRRTIAKAYENTDKAILSDTSSDLWSGGSTAVTAILINGKVLWIANVGDSRAIVSRRGKATQISVDHDPNTDAERSMIESKGGFVTNRPGDVARVNGILAVSRTFGDKDLKAFMNREPGIKDVKIDSHTEILILASDGISKVMSNQEAVDIALNFKDPKKAAKQLVVEALKRNSKDDISCIVVRFK encoded by the exons ATGAAAAGGATCTGCTGCTCTCGTTCTGATACACAA ATTGTACTAGGACAAAAATCTCGTTCTGGTAAAGGAAAACCCGATGGAGAAATCAAGTTTGGATATAGTTTAATGAAGGGGAAAGCTAAGCATCCAATGGAGGATTATCATGTTGCTAAGCTCATCAACGTCGAAGGCAATGAACTGGGTTTATTTGCAATCTTTGATGGTCATAAAGGTGATCAAGTAGCTGCATATTTGCAGAAACATCTCTTCTCCAACATCCTTAAAGAT GGAGAGTTCTTGGTTGATCCTCGAAGAACGATTGCAAAAGCTTATGAGAATACAGACAAAGCGATTTTGTCTGATACTAGTTCGGATTTATGGAGTGGTGGTTCAACCGCAGTGACTGCTATTTTGATAAATGGAAAAGTTCTGTGGATAGCTAATGTGGGTGACTCAAGAGCCATTGTGTCTCGTAGAGGTAAAGCAACGCAGATAAGTGTTGATCATGATCCTAATACTGATGCTGAAAGGAGTATGATCGAGAGTAAAGGTGGATTTGTAACCAACAGGCCAG GTGATGTTGCTCGAGTGAATGGTATATTAGCTGTGTCTCGTACCTTTGGTGATAAGGACCTCAAAGCGTTTATGAATAGAGAGCCTGGCATTAAGGATGTCAAAATCGATAGTCACACAGAGATTCTTATTCTGGCTagtgacggtatttcaaaggtGATGTCAAACCAAGAAGCAGTTGACATAGCTTTGAACTTTAAAGATCCAAAGAAAGCGGCTAAACAACTAGTTGTTGAAGCATTGAAAAGAAACAGTAAAGATGACATATCTTGCATTGTTGTCCGGTTTAAATAG
- the LOC103832301 gene encoding synaptonemal complex protein 1 isoform X1, which yields MQKLGFPAMKSLDQMRSMAGSAGRNLAFSSRQQPHDSVSSGNFSNLKSTAEKLVKEQASMKSDLELANSKLRKSMDHILALEEKLQNAFNENAKLRVMQKEDEKLWRGMESKFSSTKTLCDQLTETLQHLASQVQEAEKDKELFESKFFTSAEVIDSLKQQMEDLSSRLVAAEENIKRREKELEELKLEKEQTENSYLNEQCRTANLLKEKDAMIVNSEAAIAEAKLNIENLNLQLEKVRVELTSKEDEAKYLVGVKEKLERDKMDIQLSADNLSEKLITSEHEVKKLEGFVHSLATELAELDKKNLAFMENFDKLNGLYDTHLMLLQKDRDIASDRAQRLYNQLQGEFSTVTVQKEALQSSANELYAQKEELKKAKESLVSQLGEERCSAKQAIEKLESEAKCLVVTNSETEAVLLELKEELEALSENLRASENKTQELLLKLSTSETESKENYEKLQADAQRKAEEIEILQKESESNQLRVESFLKEVNQLQSVIEEKELLINQCKENEKKLDQKTTEDKELLAAAETKLLEAKKQYDLMLENKQMELSRHLKELSQRNDQAINEIRRKYDEEKQEIIKAEKEKVEKVIRELSTKYDKEISDCKAESKYQLLTIQEDHASLIFTIREEHGNKEFNLKAKHDEELRQAQIQAETELKERITTIRNEHDAQLKAFKCQYEDDCKKLQDELDLQRSKEERQRALLQMQWRVMSDKAPEEQEVSSRKEYSVSSVKVRGSRPPISRKSQHTTVMLDEDEQDSPFVKEAETPGTKMLKKVENTNTRIIMSSQKQHSKFTRREHEAEAKDGRTTKRRKTKGTVMFEEPQRRTTRFTPRAKTTPRSIAKVAAISSHPPRSANIGDLFSEGSLNPYADDPYAFD from the exons ATGCAGAAGCTAGGGTTTCCGGCGATGAAGAGCTTAGATCAGATGCGATCGATGGCTGGATCGGCGGGGAGGAACCTCGCATTCTCCTCGCGTCAACAACCTCACGATTCCGTCTCTTCCGGAAACTTCTCGAATCTCAAGTCTACGGCAG AGAAACTGGTGAAGGAACAGGCGTCGATGAAATCCGATCTCGAATTGGCG AACTCTAAGCTGAGAAAGTCGATGGATCATATACTCGCTTTAGAGGAGAAACTGCAGAATGCTTTCAACGAGAATGCTAAGCTCAGGGTGATGCAAAAGGAGGATGAAAAGCTTTGGAGAGGGATGGAGTCCAAATTCTCTTCGACGAAGACTCTTTGTGATCAGCTAACTGAGACTCTGCAACACTTGGCTTCCCAGGTTCAAGAAG CTGAGAAGGATAAAGAGCTTTTTGAGTCCAAGTTCTTTACTAGTGCGGAAGTTATAGATTCTTTAAAGCAGCAAATGGAAGACCTGTCTTCAAGATTGGTCGCTGCTGAAGAAAACATCAAACGCC GGGAGAAGGAACTAGAGGAGCTCAAACTTGAGAAAGAACAGACAGAGAACTCTTATCTGAATGAACAGTGTAGAACCGCCAATCTCTTAAAGGAGAAAG ATGCTATGATAGTGAACTCTGAAGCAGCTATAGCTGAAGCAAAACTCAACATTGAGAATTTAAACCTCCAACTTGAGAAGGTGCGTGTTGAGTTAACATCAAAGGAAGATGAGGCCAAATACCTTGTTGGAGTCAAGGAGAAGCTAGAACGAGACAAGATGGATATTCAGCTGAGTGCTGATAATCTATCTGAGAAACTGATTACCTCAGAGCATGAAGTCAAGAAGCTCGAGGGCTTTGTACACTCTTTGGCAACAGAGTTGGCTGAATTGGACAAGAAGAACTTGGCCTTCATGGAGAACTTTGATAAGCTAAATGGTTTATATGACACTCACCTTATGTTACTCCAGAAGGATAGAGATATTGCTTCTGATCGTGCTCAAAGATTATATAATCAACTCCAAGGAGAGTTCTCGACTGTAACCGTCCAAAAAGAAGCTCTGCAGTCATCAGCCAACGAGTTGTATGCACAAAAAGAGGAACTGAAGAAAGCTAAAGAGTCACTGGTCTCTCAACTTGGCGAGGAACGCTGCTCCGCAAAGCAGGCAATTGAAAAACTAGAGTCTGAAGCAAAATGTCTGGTTGTAACAAATTCTGAGACAGAAGCAGTATTATTGGAGCTGAAAGAGGAATTAGAAGCATTGTCTGAAAATCTGAGGGCCTCAGAGAATAAGACG CAAGAATTGTTGTTAAAGCTTTCGACATCAGAGACTGAAAGCAAAGAGAACTATGAGAAGCTGCAGGCTGATGCACAGAGAAAGGCTGAAGAAATTGAGATTTTGCAGAAGGAGAGCGAGAGCAATCAGCTGCGTGTGGAATCATTCTTGAAAGAGGTGAACCAGCTCCAAAGCGTTATTGAAGAGAAAGAGCTTCTTATCAATCAATGCAAGGAAAATGAGAAGAAGCTGGACCAGAAAACAACAGAG GACAAGGAGCTACTGGCAGCTGCTGAAACTAAGCTTCTAGAGGCGAAGAAGCAATATGATCTTATGCTGGAAAATAAACAGATGGAATTATCTAGGCACTTGAAGGAGTTATCTCAGAGGAATGACCAG GCGATTAATGAAATCCGGAGGAAATATGATGAGGAGAAACAGGAGATTATTAAAGCTGAAAAGGAAAAG GTTGAGAAGGTTATCAGAGAGCTATCCACTAAATATGATAAAGAAATTTCTGACTGTAAAGCCGAATCAAAGTACCAATTGCTGACCATTCAAGAGGATCATGCTTCTCTG ATATTCACTATTCGCGAGGAACATGGAAATAAGGAGTTCAACCTCAAAGCCAAGCACGATGAGGAACTGAGACAAGCTCAGATTCAGGCCGAAACTGAATTGAAAGAG AGGATAACAACAATCAGGAACGAGCATGATGCTCAACTGAAAGCATTTAAGTGTCAGTACGAAGATGATTGCAAGAAGCTGCAAGACGAGTTAGATCTTCAGAGATCAAAA GAAGAGAGGCAAAGAGCTTTGTTGCAGATGCAGTGGAGGGTGATGAGTGACAAAGCTCCAGAAGAGCAAGAAGTGAGCTCTAGGAAG GAATACTCAGTCTCATCTGTCAAAGTGAGAGGCTCTCGTCCTCCTATTAGCAGAAAAAGCCAGCATACAACAGTGATGCTTGATGAAGATGAACAG GATTCTCCTTTTGTAAAGGAAGCAGAAACACCTGGGACAAAGATGCTAAAGAAAGttgaaaatacaaatacaagAATAATAATGAGCAGCCAAAAGCAACATAGCAAG TTTACTCGTCGTGAACATGAAGCTGAAGCGAAGGATGGGAGGACCACTAAGCGAAGGAAAACAAAAGGCACAGTCATGTTTGAG GAGCCACAGAGGCGAACGACCCGGTTTACACCAAGAGCTAAGACCACCCCAAGAAGTATCGCTAAG GTGGCAGCCATAAGCAGCCATCCACCACGGTCTGCAAACATAGGAGATCTGTTTTCAGAAGGCTCTCTCAACCCGTACGCTGATGATCCATATGCATTTGACTGA
- the LOC103832305 gene encoding 14-3-3-like protein GF14 epsilon isoform X1 — MENERGKLIYLATLAYLAKRYDDMTKSMRKVCEYEIELTDVERELLAIGYKNVMTTKRASLRALSSIEEKEDSKGNKQNVKLLNKKLEIVKHEFFSVCNDILSLIDSHLIPSTTNVESTVYYYAMKANYFRYMAEFGSDAERQGAADNSLEAYKIAMEMAEGGLSPTNLVRLGLALNFSIFNYVILKSTESACKLAKKAYDEAISELDGADKQSYEDTTFIVDILRDNLSVWTGGSNIEITEFFLWPSGLAFLLIYY, encoded by the exons ATGGAAAACGAGAGAGGGAAGTTGATTTACCTGGCTACGCTTGCTTACCTAGCTAAAAGATATGACG ATATGACGAAATCGATGAGAAAAGTATGCGAGTATGAAATAGAGCTAACTGACGTAGAGAGAGAACTACTAGCAATTGGCTACAAAAATGTGATGACGACTAAGAGAGCATCATTGAGAGCATTATCTTCCATTGAAGAAAAGGAAGACTCCAAAGGAAACAAGCAAAACGTGAAATTGCTTAATAAAAAACTAGAGATAGTTAAACATGAGTTTTTCAGTGTTTGTAATGACATTTTGTCTCTCATTGATTCTCATCTCATTCCATCAACTACCAATGTTGAGTCAACCGTTTATTACTACGCAAT GAAAGCAAATTATTTTCGATATATGGCAGAGTTTGGTTCTGATGCTGAACGTCAAGGAGCTGCAGATAATTCTCTCGAGGCATATAAG ATTGCAATGGAAATGGCAGAGGGGGGTTTATCACCAACGAATTTGGTTAGACTTGGCTTGGCTTTGAACTTCTCGATTTTCAACTATGTGATCCTTAAATCTACTGAAAG tGCGTGTAAGTTGGCTAAAAAGGCTTACGACGAAGCAATCTCTGAACTTGACGGTGCTGACAAACAGTCGTACGAAGATACCACGTTTATAGTAGATATACTTCGAGATAATCTTTCCGTGTGGACAGGAGGTAGTAACATAGAGATAACAGAGTTTTTTTTATGGCCTAGTGGGTTAGCTTTCCTATTGATATACTATTGA
- the LOC103829657 gene encoding multifunctional methyltransferase subunit TRM112 homolog B, which produces MRLIVHNMLTCNIKGVINKFPLRIEAEKVIKKEVDFNPDFLRHMLAKIEWKALVDGARSMGYTELPVHAPALESDEPFLRKFHHALLELNLEEGSLVCQESGRKFPVEKGVPNMLLHEDEV; this is translated from the coding sequence ATGAGATTGATAGTCCACAACATGTTGACTTGCAACATCAAGGGAGTGATCAACAAGTTCCCTCTCCGGATCGAAGCCGAGAAGGTGATCAAGAAGGAGGTCGATTTCAACCCTGACTTTCTCAGACACATGTTGGCCAAGATCGAGTGGAAGGCTCTTGTGGACGGTGCACGTTCCATGGGGTACACCGAGCTTCCGGTTCACGCACCGGCGCTAGAATCAGACGAACCGTTCCTCAGGAAGTTTCACCACGCGTTGCTCGAGCTTAATCTCGAGGAAGGATCCCTCGTATGCCAAGAAAGTGGTAGAAAGTTTCCAGTCGAGAAAGGAGTCCCAAACATGCTTCTCCACGAGGACGAAGTTTAA
- the LOC103832305 gene encoding 14-3-3-like protein GF14 epsilon isoform X2: MENERGKLIYLATLAYLAKRYDDMTKSMRKVCEYEIELTDVERELLAIGYKNVMTTKRASLRALSSIEEKEDSKGNKQNVKLLNKKLEIVKHEFFSVCNDILSLIDSHLIPSTTNVESTVYYYAMKANYFRYMAEFGSDAERQGAADNSLEAYKIAMEMAEGGLSPTNLVRLGLALNFSIFNYVILKSTESACKLAKKAYDEAISELDGADKQSYEDTTFIVDILRDNLSVWTGEVNTDTPQNKE; this comes from the exons ATGGAAAACGAGAGAGGGAAGTTGATTTACCTGGCTACGCTTGCTTACCTAGCTAAAAGATATGACG ATATGACGAAATCGATGAGAAAAGTATGCGAGTATGAAATAGAGCTAACTGACGTAGAGAGAGAACTACTAGCAATTGGCTACAAAAATGTGATGACGACTAAGAGAGCATCATTGAGAGCATTATCTTCCATTGAAGAAAAGGAAGACTCCAAAGGAAACAAGCAAAACGTGAAATTGCTTAATAAAAAACTAGAGATAGTTAAACATGAGTTTTTCAGTGTTTGTAATGACATTTTGTCTCTCATTGATTCTCATCTCATTCCATCAACTACCAATGTTGAGTCAACCGTTTATTACTACGCAAT GAAAGCAAATTATTTTCGATATATGGCAGAGTTTGGTTCTGATGCTGAACGTCAAGGAGCTGCAGATAATTCTCTCGAGGCATATAAG ATTGCAATGGAAATGGCAGAGGGGGGTTTATCACCAACGAATTTGGTTAGACTTGGCTTGGCTTTGAACTTCTCGATTTTCAACTATGTGATCCTTAAATCTACTGAAAG tGCGTGTAAGTTGGCTAAAAAGGCTTACGACGAAGCAATCTCTGAACTTGACGGTGCTGACAAACAGTCGTACGAAGATACCACGTTTATAGTAGATATACTTCGAGATAATCTTTCCGTGTGGACAGGAG AGGTGAACACTGATACCCCGCAAAACAAGGAATAG
- the LOC103832301 gene encoding synaptonemal complex protein 1 isoform X2 — protein MDHILALEEKLQNAFNENAKLRVMQKEDEKLWRGMESKFSSTKTLCDQLTETLQHLASQVQEAEKDKELFESKFFTSAEVIDSLKQQMEDLSSRLVAAEENIKRREKELEELKLEKEQTENSYLNEQCRTANLLKEKDAMIVNSEAAIAEAKLNIENLNLQLEKVRVELTSKEDEAKYLVGVKEKLERDKMDIQLSADNLSEKLITSEHEVKKLEGFVHSLATELAELDKKNLAFMENFDKLNGLYDTHLMLLQKDRDIASDRAQRLYNQLQGEFSTVTVQKEALQSSANELYAQKEELKKAKESLVSQLGEERCSAKQAIEKLESEAKCLVVTNSETEAVLLELKEELEALSENLRASENKTQELLLKLSTSETESKENYEKLQADAQRKAEEIEILQKESESNQLRVESFLKEVNQLQSVIEEKELLINQCKENEKKLDQKTTEDKELLAAAETKLLEAKKQYDLMLENKQMELSRHLKELSQRNDQAINEIRRKYDEEKQEIIKAEKEKVEKVIRELSTKYDKEISDCKAESKYQLLTIQEDHASLIFTIREEHGNKEFNLKAKHDEELRQAQIQAETELKERITTIRNEHDAQLKAFKCQYEDDCKKLQDELDLQRSKEERQRALLQMQWRVMSDKAPEEQEVSSRKEYSVSSVKVRGSRPPISRKSQHTTVMLDEDEQDSPFVKEAETPGTKMLKKVENTNTRIIMSSQKQHSKFTRREHEAEAKDGRTTKRRKTKGTVMFEEPQRRTTRFTPRAKTTPRSIAKVAAISSHPPRSANIGDLFSEGSLNPYADDPYAFD, from the exons ATGGATCATATACTCGCTTTAGAGGAGAAACTGCAGAATGCTTTCAACGAGAATGCTAAGCTCAGGGTGATGCAAAAGGAGGATGAAAAGCTTTGGAGAGGGATGGAGTCCAAATTCTCTTCGACGAAGACTCTTTGTGATCAGCTAACTGAGACTCTGCAACACTTGGCTTCCCAGGTTCAAGAAG CTGAGAAGGATAAAGAGCTTTTTGAGTCCAAGTTCTTTACTAGTGCGGAAGTTATAGATTCTTTAAAGCAGCAAATGGAAGACCTGTCTTCAAGATTGGTCGCTGCTGAAGAAAACATCAAACGCC GGGAGAAGGAACTAGAGGAGCTCAAACTTGAGAAAGAACAGACAGAGAACTCTTATCTGAATGAACAGTGTAGAACCGCCAATCTCTTAAAGGAGAAAG ATGCTATGATAGTGAACTCTGAAGCAGCTATAGCTGAAGCAAAACTCAACATTGAGAATTTAAACCTCCAACTTGAGAAGGTGCGTGTTGAGTTAACATCAAAGGAAGATGAGGCCAAATACCTTGTTGGAGTCAAGGAGAAGCTAGAACGAGACAAGATGGATATTCAGCTGAGTGCTGATAATCTATCTGAGAAACTGATTACCTCAGAGCATGAAGTCAAGAAGCTCGAGGGCTTTGTACACTCTTTGGCAACAGAGTTGGCTGAATTGGACAAGAAGAACTTGGCCTTCATGGAGAACTTTGATAAGCTAAATGGTTTATATGACACTCACCTTATGTTACTCCAGAAGGATAGAGATATTGCTTCTGATCGTGCTCAAAGATTATATAATCAACTCCAAGGAGAGTTCTCGACTGTAACCGTCCAAAAAGAAGCTCTGCAGTCATCAGCCAACGAGTTGTATGCACAAAAAGAGGAACTGAAGAAAGCTAAAGAGTCACTGGTCTCTCAACTTGGCGAGGAACGCTGCTCCGCAAAGCAGGCAATTGAAAAACTAGAGTCTGAAGCAAAATGTCTGGTTGTAACAAATTCTGAGACAGAAGCAGTATTATTGGAGCTGAAAGAGGAATTAGAAGCATTGTCTGAAAATCTGAGGGCCTCAGAGAATAAGACG CAAGAATTGTTGTTAAAGCTTTCGACATCAGAGACTGAAAGCAAAGAGAACTATGAGAAGCTGCAGGCTGATGCACAGAGAAAGGCTGAAGAAATTGAGATTTTGCAGAAGGAGAGCGAGAGCAATCAGCTGCGTGTGGAATCATTCTTGAAAGAGGTGAACCAGCTCCAAAGCGTTATTGAAGAGAAAGAGCTTCTTATCAATCAATGCAAGGAAAATGAGAAGAAGCTGGACCAGAAAACAACAGAG GACAAGGAGCTACTGGCAGCTGCTGAAACTAAGCTTCTAGAGGCGAAGAAGCAATATGATCTTATGCTGGAAAATAAACAGATGGAATTATCTAGGCACTTGAAGGAGTTATCTCAGAGGAATGACCAG GCGATTAATGAAATCCGGAGGAAATATGATGAGGAGAAACAGGAGATTATTAAAGCTGAAAAGGAAAAG GTTGAGAAGGTTATCAGAGAGCTATCCACTAAATATGATAAAGAAATTTCTGACTGTAAAGCCGAATCAAAGTACCAATTGCTGACCATTCAAGAGGATCATGCTTCTCTG ATATTCACTATTCGCGAGGAACATGGAAATAAGGAGTTCAACCTCAAAGCCAAGCACGATGAGGAACTGAGACAAGCTCAGATTCAGGCCGAAACTGAATTGAAAGAG AGGATAACAACAATCAGGAACGAGCATGATGCTCAACTGAAAGCATTTAAGTGTCAGTACGAAGATGATTGCAAGAAGCTGCAAGACGAGTTAGATCTTCAGAGATCAAAA GAAGAGAGGCAAAGAGCTTTGTTGCAGATGCAGTGGAGGGTGATGAGTGACAAAGCTCCAGAAGAGCAAGAAGTGAGCTCTAGGAAG GAATACTCAGTCTCATCTGTCAAAGTGAGAGGCTCTCGTCCTCCTATTAGCAGAAAAAGCCAGCATACAACAGTGATGCTTGATGAAGATGAACAG GATTCTCCTTTTGTAAAGGAAGCAGAAACACCTGGGACAAAGATGCTAAAGAAAGttgaaaatacaaatacaagAATAATAATGAGCAGCCAAAAGCAACATAGCAAG TTTACTCGTCGTGAACATGAAGCTGAAGCGAAGGATGGGAGGACCACTAAGCGAAGGAAAACAAAAGGCACAGTCATGTTTGAG GAGCCACAGAGGCGAACGACCCGGTTTACACCAAGAGCTAAGACCACCCCAAGAAGTATCGCTAAG GTGGCAGCCATAAGCAGCCATCCACCACGGTCTGCAAACATAGGAGATCTGTTTTCAGAAGGCTCTCTCAACCCGTACGCTGATGATCCATATGCATTTGACTGA